The segment AACAAAACGATATCACTTATCATAAGCCACCTAGGCCACAATTGGACCTGTTGTGCtttccttatcatgaaaaaagggaactgaatgaattatttttcagtgtacagaaactcagtttcctgaacgcaattcctaagaatcttccaatcagtgttagtcaggaaatgttaattccggaataacatcacttccaagatacttggatctaacttcgacgaatgcctggcagtggcaatgaaagtgctccagagttttactgtcctatccacatgctctacatacgtctgaaactgcacatccaattttgcataaatgtgctcgtaatcccgTATgttcactcagaatacgtaccatcatactaacttcagacgttctcattttaaggaaattttttgtcttgctctcatcagggtcatcccataggattttcgtggtcctacccactgtttcattattccaagaggtcttatgggattctctcatccatatttttagttcatcttttgttgcgtcgaatggttttgtgtttgtcagtttaactgcctcgagctccttTCCCCATTAAAGCTATTACAtacgctctttcgttaccgactactaaCGAGtcggctggtacccatatgatgtgaaccttacctctaggagagtattcagttaaagctttcttacaatccaatacggtctttgatttagttctatctcctgatattgccctaattgccttctggctgtctgtaaatatattaagcactgtgggcgccatatttattctaagccaatttacgcattccgttattgctcgtacttctgcttGTAAGCTTGTGTTGTgctttggtaaacggtggtatatttctgcttctggatcttcaatatataatcccagccccactttatcccccaatttagagccatccgtgtaacaacggattcctactggtatttgttAAGAACATAACCCAGCTGACTTATAAATAACTAATGAGAATCTGTAGATCGACCATGGACGGAATAACCATAAGTAAGTGATGTGAAAATCCAGTACAAACTGCTAGCCTAGAGACCATACTAGCAGTCCTAGTTCCAGTTCAATCAGTTACACAACATAAACCCAAAGATTATCGAAATCATAACAAATTGTAAACAATCGATTTCGCCGATGACGACTTCTGAAAGTGGATGCAATTTTGAATATGCGACCTTAGCATGCGTCTGGTGCAAGTCTGCAGTATCTTAGCGAAACATTTCCGAGAGACCATCAACCCAAAAAGATAAGTTGTTTTGGCATCCTATTATCAAAATCTTGCACAGTGGAATCTTTGGTCTGATGATAAAGTGGAAATGTTTCGTCCTCTATTTTCCACATTTCAGACGATATCAGGACTGTTATTAgatcaatatacatacatatgtatgagtgTAAGTAGTTGGAAAAAGGTAAGATTTTGAGAAGATGAGTAACAAATTCTACTGTCATCTGTCAAGTATAGAATGacattaaaacttattaaaaatatgcaacTTATTTGTGGATATAAGTTAAGTTAAAAGGAAAGTTGGGGAGAAGTATTTCCTACACATGGACAGAATTTTTCCTACACAAAATTAAAGTCTATAgaacttaaatgttttcttcgacactttgatttttgttataatatttatgaactTTTATATTGCCCGATTCCATTTTGAAATGCAGAAGATCATGTTTAAgctaatcatttttattttcagagTTAAGTCATTCGACATGAAAGATTAGAGTAGAAAGAAAAATGATGAGATAGAATCTACTCGTATAGATCTCGCAATCTTGAAAaggtttaatataaattaagagAAATTATAACCAACCCAGCAATAACATGTTAATAAAATGTACGTACTAcgtaccgtctgcattacttaaaAGGAGtttagtaatgacttacaaataatacATTATGTAAGTACTAGCATTTTAGACTTGACATATTGTTGACAAAATTATGATTACTTCTATGGCTACTGTTTCAAGATTAGTTTTGTTACTTATTTCGGTTTGTCGTTTTCTAAAATGggttaattataccctacaccactatagtgtggagggtattatacgtttgtgctgatgtttgcaacatacaaaaatattggtccaatacccaccttaaagtataccgatcgattcagaatcattttttgagtcgattaagacatgtccgtccgtccgtccgtctgtccggctgcctggctgtccatgtaaaccttgtgcgcaaggtacaggccgcaattttcaagataatttgatgaaatttggaccaagcatgttttttggcacaaggacgaagcctactgaaaatggttgaaatcggtccattatttcacctagcccccatacaaccgtacctcccgttttgaactttttatgctataattacgtcaaatattttgctatctctctaaaaattggcacaaataagttttatataagtataaatgatactgcagattttcgtaaggatcggcctatatttgaccctagcccccatacaaaccccccttcaaaaaatgacttaaacgtctaaaattgacttgtaaccatttgtatcgcaatgaaactcaacaaaaataactgttatttagaaatatatccttttcccaaatttaccgaggatcggcccatatttgacctatataaagcctcatttagaaattttagttttttatcaataaatggcttaaatattttggaattatggtaatattcaacataaaagtttctttacaaaaaataaaaattttataaaagtaaaaattgtaaaaatatactcatggtgtagggtatcatatggtcggccatgcccgactatactttcctacttgttttttaattaaatttcttaggAATTAGACTagataattttaaccacaattgCGACTTAATTACTtctgtaaacaaaataaattttatctgtGGTTAGGTATGAACTATAGTTAACATTTTGATAAGTTAATGTTAATTGCATTTTAATAcgattaaacatttaaataaaaaattgtgcagaatttttttttaattaacagcaGTTGAtcattgattaattttattaacaatttagataacaaaatttattttcaaaatatatttcgaTTCTGCTCTATTGTATTCTGATATGTTGCCAAACCtttgaaaataatacattttcaaaatttcccggAAATAACTGATCCTTATGtgttaataaaacaacatacattttatttgagtaaaaattttaatattttttattcaaaattgagataagttttaaaaacaattgaccataaatttatattaaatttattcacaTTTTTTCACAATccataaacaacaacataacaaGGCAAATCCAATTTAGGCATTCAAGACGGCAGGTATAAGTTTCTTATAGATCTCAATACCTTTCAAATACGTATCAGCCTTTAAGAATTCATCGTGATCGTGTAACAAGACAGGGGTGTTATTCATGGGAGAGAAACCAATGGCAGGAACACCAACATGACGGGTATGACGACTGTCAGTGCCACCGGGGAAGACCAATGTGGTAAGTTTTAAACCTCTGTTaagagaaaatatttgataGAGAGATAtcaatattaaacttaaaattacttACAAATCTTTAACAAGACAATTGTGGAATGCCACCCAGTAGGGATTTGAGTTGTCTATTTTAGTGGGCTCAACTTTAGGTTCCTTTTGTTCGAATTCTAATTCAATATCACCGCCAGCTTCGACACACCATTGGCGAACCTATGatcaaacataaaattaatgtaatactaaaataaattattaatttagttaaaaatttacttgtttttcaAATTCAGCATGATCTACGGTAATGGCAAGTCTTATATCAAAGCCCATTTGCATGAATGGTGGAATAACATTACTTTGAACACCACCACTTAAAGTAGTTAAATTGACAGTGGTTACATCTCCAATAGTTAAATTAGGATCACTTTCCAAACGTTTCGCTTCATGTTCTCTAAATGCCATCATTTTGTTTAGGATATAATGCAACTTTTCACCCACAGTATTCTTTAACAGCAACGAACCATGACCAGCTTGTCCAGAAATTTTAAAGTGGatttctttaaagtattaaaacaataatcataaatttagatttattataATCAAGAAGTATTTTATACAAGATCTACTCACGCCATATAGATCTTTCAGCATAATATACTTTGAAGACATCATTTTCGGAAGCAATACCCTCATCCAAAGAGAATCcaacatttagttttttaaagtcATCAGTCTTAACAAAAGCTTCCATACCCAAATGTCCACCAATTTCCtcatcttaagaaaaaaattatttgtttttttaacattaattatctcaaaataataaactttcaaAGTCATCAGTTTAAATATAGTAATCTCTAAACCGTAATAAATAACCGGCGTAAAAAAATCTTGCAATAGGTGTTATCAAATCTTAAACTAATAAAGATTATTTaggttaataaaactttttgaaaattatcacacttttttctaagattttcaaatatttatctcTATTCTACTTTAAAAGTAGTACGTACATATTTTTATGACTTATTTTAAACGCCACTGTTTATTAAATAGTTCATAAACTAACCTGGTACAAACATTACATGTACGGTTCTCTTCATAGTGGCACCACTCTTTTTCAAGGCACGTATGGCTGCCAAATATTGCATACCAACACATTTCATATCTTGTGCTCCACGAGCGAATATGCGTCCCTCTTCATCCATTTCAGCGCCGAAGGGTTGATGTTTCCATTTGTCAGCAAATACAGGCACAACGTCCATGTGGGAGTTTAATACCACAGAAGGCAATTGTGGTTGGCTACCCTGCCATGTTATAACGACAATGGGTAAAGTCTTTTTGGCGGGATAATAGATGGTTATTGGAAGCCCTAGATCTGTAGCTTGTTTCTTGAGGAATGCAACGCATGGTTCTGAAAATACACAAGAATACGTTTTTTTTACATTAGCTacataatattaatgaaaactatattatagacgACTTATTccttaagatttttttagaattacAGTCGAATTGGAAGCATTATTTGAAGATTTTTCGAACTTTGTTTTTGCAAATGAAGCCAGTCAGTCGCAATTCTTAAGTAAAAGATCTTACGACGTTTGTAAAAGTATGTTACCCTTAAGTAAAAGATCGACGTTTTGAGGGGAACTACATAATCTGTTTGCTATCCGGAAGATATTTATCAAGAAAAATGTGCCTGCATACCCAAATTACAATGAACATGTGGCTTTGAGCTATTGTATAAGGAGTTTAAATAATGGACTCTCATTTTAGCAGGTTTGTCAGACTTTACGCattgacaaaatttaaaaaaaaagttttaggtTAAAGACCTCAACTATTCTTCAAAGGAAGGGATGTGTCATTTATTGCCTAATAAAAGTAAACGACTTTGAAGTCTTAAACGGAATTACCGTAGGATGTCCTGACTCGTAGAATGATTAAAGTAGTTCTACTTTCTACTTTTGTAAACTCCATTATCACAATTTCtggttatttttatacccttcaccttcgtgagaggggtatatataagtttgtcattccgtttgtaatttctataatataattttccgaccctataaagtatatatattctggatccttatagatagcggagtcgattaagccatgtccgtctgtctgtctgtagaaatcagtttttagaggacccaagatatcggcgagatccgaatcttcaataattctattaaacatgctttcgagaagatcgctatttaaaatcaacaaaatcggtcggtaaataacataaacaatgaacagctgtttttggcgactatcacttttgtaaaatataaaattttagaaaaaatataaataaacatttaaaacaataataatatggataaaagaaatcaaaaaaatactatttatttaaattattaagattttcttcttccgaattcattattttattgtttttgttgattgtgtgtTCTAATTTATAATTGGcaaattacactcagttaaacttagttactttactggttactgaaaaaacacaaaacatattttaaacctggtttaaccaaagaataaagttgacctttatcagaaaaacccgccctaagactCATAGCATGTAACTTGATGCGTAGGATGAAAAGAATGTATGAAAATCACGAAATATATTAAATGGAATGAAGCTGCGAATCTGTTGCCAtttattcccagcaaaaactcggtaatgggtagtacttccctaaccacttacttttcaatgactactacctcccgtcagcattacttagaagtactctagtaatgactttcttctaatctgatatagaagtactttattttcggctttgtaattttgttggcacattttattcaattgcgtgttagaaattgtgtttcacaaaaaagaaaacaaaattagttttgtatgtgaaaaccattatttgacgcgcaataaaatagctaagcattggtgcagtgagtagaacatttgactgacaaaccgaagtccctggttcgtattctagctggctctttttattattaaaaataaaacaacttactcaacaactgttttgtaagacaaattgcaagtacttctttaactccctatttgtaagcgagcgtagaagtacttgcctccaatgacatcaccgtgttaaaataatgactcaaaatgctaataaagaagtagtgcaaagaggttttattagctttttaactcattacttttcaatgtaagtttttcctgggttattatttgtttttgtatatcatAGTTTATTTTGCCTTCATATTCCTTGCCATTCACAGAAAATATAAATCACATGGTTTTTGTTCATAGGAATGGCGTGGCAACTCTAGGAGCGGgttggcaatcaaatgtcaatcagacctggttcacactgggaaacttttgttgagaaacttttgattttgtgagtGAGAGAAATAGATGATTGGTATTTCTTtcactttctctcacacacaaaatcaaaagtttcctagtgtgaaccaggtctcaATAAACAGATTAGAcatggtccacactaggaaactattgttgagaaacattttcttaattatattttataatttatactgATCCTTTGTATTAACTCATCCATCCTATTGTGTGCAAAAATCTTCATATTGACAACActtttgatttaaaactagGAAGAAATCAAAGGAAACCAATTTGTTGTTACCAACCAAATCCGCCAGCTAGCTTTCAGTGTAAATTTGATTTTGGCTTTTCACACACAACATGACTGGAGGTtacattgattttattattaaatctaaatatattatttctttaaagaacATATGGACAACCTATTCGAAAGACATCTACATGCGAACGTATAAATGTATATTCCTATCCTTACACACGCttaaacaaatgtataaaaaaaatcttccatTGCATGCCAAAGGTCAAGGAAGTTCTTAAAGCAAtgggtttttgttgttaaatgcGGTAAGAGTGTAAATGTTTAATTcggagaaagaaaaaaatagattGTTGGTAGTGCAAAaagatatatattatataattggGTGCCTCGTTAAAGGTGCGACAAAAGTGAAATTGAAAGTATctgcaaaatataaaatgatcATTTTAAACTTGAGCCAACctaatatttgtatattgtaAACAAACACTAGACcagaaattcaatatttttattatatgtagTAGTTAAAGACGCCGTTCTTTTGACAGAGTACATACTATATTGAGCTATAATGTATGAACCAGTATTATGTCTGTATACAAACAATTTCACTTTATTACGTAGaaagttaaaaataactttgtttttaaacgGATAATACTCTCACATGCTATGTACTAGGTACTATATACAGCTAAGTTTTCCAAAAAGGATTTAGGAAAGTAATATTTTACATAACGAAAAGAATTTTAATCGTTATGCAGATACTGCAAGTAAAAAAGGTCCTTcgtgtttaataataataataaaatttatacagagtttaacaattttttatttaaatgttattctaGAGCAGTGATTCCCAAATAGAAATCTGCGTCGCAGGGTATACAAAGGTGTCATAAACAAAAACCTATTCCTATCTTTTGCAACACAAGTTTCATACTTAtatttagacctggttcacactaggaatctttttttgggaaacttttgaattttgtgtgtgagaggaagagaaagaaatatcaccatctatttctctcacacacaaaatcaaaagtttcccagtgtgaatcAGGTCTTAGTAAACTagttttgagaaacttttgattttgcataGAGAAggaaatatcattcatctctctcgtaGTACGGAGATTCttgtactcggaaacttgtttcgttttgttattcttctcattcgtagaaaaacaaatcaatgcaaataatacgtagtttctgaaatatGTAAAGACATTaaggaaaattcaaaagaaacatatgaaaaaagtttcttaacaaaagttttccagTGTGGACCAGGTGTATCTTTTTATGCACAAGTTTAACAAAAGTCTGACTTTTTAAATGTCAGAACTCTTTGTAAACACAACAAGTGAATCAATAGATTTAATATTGACATAACTAAACTTGGAACACGTTCtggaaatcaaaatatttatgaagcTGGTCAAGAGGTTTGTGCAGTGGGACATCCCAGGTCCTTTAgattatgattaaaattttaagttaggTTTAAGAAGCAGTTGAGAGGAACTCTCTCCTAAACCATCCCATAGGACAGTACATGTAAATATTCAACACGGTGTCGAACCATCTCCAGTAACGAACAAACTATAGAAGGAAATAGAACTTCGTGTCAACTTCGTCCATTAAACATTTGAGTATCTCAGTTTAAGATTCGAATGGTTCGCCATATTGTCAGGAAGGGTAGTTTTTGAGAACATTTGCTTTCACAACAAAATAAAGtcgtttctattatttttttcctccACTGTATGAcgttcgaataattttaaatttttttatgtttaaaccaACTTTTAAAGAATGTGGAGGAATCTTGGTTTTATTATTCCCtttgtaaaacaacaaaatatctgGGTACTTATTAGATACTTAAAAGATCTAGACATGTTCGTTCGTCTGCTTgatcttttcttttttagttgaAAACATGATATGGTCTAAAAGGATCTAGCTAGAGAGCTAAAATTTTGCTCtctacaaaatgtataaaatcggTAAACATTTGAATCGAAAAGTCTTTATTAAATTCCATAAGGATTGAATTCGAATATCTTTAtagtgaaatttattaaaaattatatgtctcttcaattttaaagaatttaatcaataaatttactatttaagACCCTTTAACACGAGTCCACAAGTAATGTGATCTGTCAAAATCGTGTGAAGAAAAGAACGgatgtaatgaaaccattacACATTCAGAGAAAacacttatgtaaaatttgacATTCGTATGGTTCActtcattttgtatttttaggtaaacacatacaaaaaacagctgttctcctataactttgttattgttttaaattagtataaatcatacgacttttattctctttttttgtcatacAGATAgaaattcatttcaattttttattagactttacgtacgtgtCGTGCGAAGGACCCTATATTAGAATTTGTTTgcttaaaatatacaattttataaaaataaaaaagaacatccTATTGtacattacaaaatattttgaaaaaaaaatattcgtttCCCTTCTCTGCAAATTATGTTTATGACAACTTTCGAATTAAAATTTACAGGaagtacaaacaaaaattatactgGCACCGGAACTTATCAATTGTAA is part of the Lucilia cuprina isolate Lc7/37 chromosome 3, ASM2204524v1, whole genome shotgun sequence genome and harbors:
- the LOC111680294 gene encoding aminoacylase-1-like produces the protein MSAWENNEEIKIFREYLRIPSVHPNVDYEPCVAFLKKQATDLGLPITIYYPAKKTLPIVVITWQGSQPQLPSVVLNSHMDVVPVFADKWKHQPFGAEMDEEGRIFARGAQDMKCVGMQYLAAIRALKKSGATMKRTVHVMFVPDEEIGGHLGMEAFVKTDDFKKLNVGFSLDEGIASENDVFKVYYAERSIWQIHFKISGQAGHGSLLLKNTVGEKLHYILNKMMAFREHEAKRLESDPNLTIGDVTTVNLTTLSGGVQSNVIPPFMQMGFDIRLAITVDHAEFEKQVRQWCVEAGGDIELEFEQKEPKVEPTKIDNSNPYWVAFHNCLVKDLGLKLTTLVFPGGTDSRHTRHVGVPAIGFSPMNNTPVLLHDHDEFLKADTYLKGIEIYKKLIPAVLNA